The window AGGGAATGATGTCGCCGCGCGCCATCAGGGCGCGAATGTTTCGCAGACGCTCCCCTACCAGCTTTGGCAGGTTTCTGTAGACGACAGGCTGCGCGTAGTCGACCACTTCGTCGTAGAGCTTGTTGAAGTCAAATATCCCCGTGTAGATCTGGTTGGGTTCGCTGTTGTACGCACCCATGCGCGGAGCCACGCCCCCCGGCAATACCTCTTGCAGCTTGTCCCGGATGTTGAATAGCAACTCGACGCCAAGGTCCGTTACCGCGTCGGTGGGATCGCTCGCATGGTCCTGCGTGATGGCGGCAAGATAGTCGCTGCACTCCGGCGCGTTGCCAATCAAGCACGCATTGGCGCCGCCACCAAAGCACTCTATGTCCATCATGTACCACTCAGGCTTGACTTCGCGGTTGCGCGTGGCGATGCGCTCGAGTTCCTCCCAATAGTAAGTGCCTCGATAAGACGGGTCGATGAACGACTTGCGCACGCCATCCGAGTCCACAATCCGGGTTTCGGCAAAGATTGCCATCCGGTGATAAGGAGAGTCGACGACCAACAGGTCAAAGCCCTTGCGACGCGCAGCTCCGAGGAACTTGCTTCGCGTCTTCTTGTCGATGGGTGTGTCGAAAGAAACGAGGACCGGAACCGTGTTGAACCCCAGGCCTCCGTAATTCTCCAAGAAGTTGGGCCAGCTCATACTGTTGTGTAGTCCCATCCAAGCCAGACTGTGATGGAGCTTGGTTGCAGTCGGCAGCACGGGGAACGCCTTTGCGAGCAGGGCGACAGAATCGGGTTCTTCGAGCCCTACACGCTCGGCTTCCTGGAAGTACATGCGCGGGAGCGCGGTGCCGGGCGTTTCGGTGGGTTTCCCGTTGGCCCGAATGAACAGCGGGCCAAATCCTGACTCTCCACCCACGACCCAGCGATAGCCCAGCTCGACTCGGTAGCGGCGGATCTTCAAGCCGTCACGCATCCCCTTGCCAATTTTCTTGACCGTGTTTTCGACAACCTTTCCGTTTTTGACCTGACTCGCTCCGCTGGCCACCAACTCGAAATCGGTGGGAACCTCGACGATGTACTCGAAGCGAGCACCGGCACTGAGTCGCCGCGTGCAGGTCGCGCCAAGCCAGTTGGGCACCAACAGGTTGCTGCCCACGATCATGGTTTCGCGCAAGGGCTTCGCGCGGCAAGGGGTATCTGTCTTGGCCGACCCGAACAGTTTTATCTCACCCTCGGTCTCCGAAATGCTCTCACTTCGCATCAGGAGTTCAACGTTGCGGATGCTTCCCTTCACACCCTTGCTCGGCGGATAGTAGTAGGCACCAATGAGCAGCTGTTTCCTCGCCTCGGCGAGTTCGAACTCCGGAAAATCAAAGCTACCGATCACTACGCCCGATACCGCGACTTCGAGTTGATCGTGAACAAATCGAAGCAAGATCGGAGTCCACTCGTGCGCCGGAATGTCGAAGGGCAACGCGACTTGGACTTCGACCTGGCGCTCGCCATCCGCAAGTTTCACCTCGAGTTCACGTTTGTCGCCCCGGTAAAAAATATTGAAGCCGCCCAGCACCCCCGAGGATGTCTTGCTCGACATGAGCGCGCTCCAGGCGTTCCGCGGCTCGTCGAACATGACCTCGAGCCGAATTTCGAAATCGTTGCCGTAGAGTGGACCCGCGTCCCGGACCAGAACGCCTCCCGAGTCGGAAGTGCCACCAAAGTGCAACCGATCGCCGTGCCACTGGGCGGCGGCGCGCTTGGGAGAGCTTTCGATCACGCCGTGGTGCTTTGAAGCGCGATCGTGAATCACGATCCCAGCGCCTTCATTCAACGACCAACTTCCCCGGCTCACGAACCCCAAGGGTATGGCGCGCATGCGTTTCGCTGCAGACGCAGTGTCGCGCATGGTGACGTTGCGAATCTTGCCGCGAAATCCCGCCTCACTCTTCTCTACCCCAGCGCCGATGACGAGCGGATAGGGGCTCTTGGTCAAGCGCAGTCGAGGGACGTCAAATCGCTTGATCCGGCGATCGTCGACGTAGACTTCCAGTGCTCCGGCGTGACCGCGAACCCGGATGGAAGTGAAGCGCTGGGGTTCGAGAGGGGCCGTCATGATGCTCGCGTACTCGCGCCGAATCGTGCCGTTCGACATTTCGAAGCTCAACACTTGAGTGGCCTGCGACACGCAGAGGCGAAAGCCCCCGAGACTGCTGCCCTCGGGCTGGCTCGCGAGCAGGCAGCCTTGGACGAAATCGCTGGCGGGCGAAACCTCGAGAGAGAGTTCGAAGGTCTCGCCAGCGATGGGCTGCCCGGAGTCGACCCGCACTCGCGAGCCCGGCTCGCCGCTCAGAAACAGTGCGCCCCCTCGCCACTCCGCCGTCTGGCCCGAGCCGAAGGACTCGATCACGCCATTGCGACCGGCCACATAGTCGTGGATCAATGCTCCCTGGCCCTCGTCGAGCATCCACTTCCCGGCCGTGGCGAGGCGCTTCCCGTCGGTCGCGGCCGCGCGGAGTGACGCCGTGTCCGGGCACGGGTCGAGGTTCTCATAGTCACGAAAGTACGCGCACAGCGGCGGCGCCATCCCGGTGGCGAGCGAGGCCGGCTCTGAAAGCCCGACAACCCGAAGATCATTGAGCATCACTCCGGGGCGCGCTCCGCGCAGAGACACGAACTCGACCTCGAGCTCCCAACTGTGGTCTTTCGTTGAGCTGCAGGGGTCGCGAACGGGGATGCTTACGATCGTGCGCAGCGTCTGCCAATCGTCGGCGCCTTCGTACTCGGCAAACATCGAGAGGGGTTTGCGCGCACACTGAGGACCCTTCCAGTCTGGATCGTGAAGAATGATCCGCACGTGTTGACGCTTGGAAGCGTGAACTTTGACTTCGACTGCATAACGTCTTCCCGGAGCAAGTCCGCGGATCCGCTGTTTGACGATCGTCTGATCGCCCGGTTGCACATTCAACTGCAGGCACTGGCTGTCGGGACAACCCCCGGCGCCTATATGTCCCGTGCTGTCCTGGGCATCTCGTTCAGTGGTGTCGACGATCCAGTGCTCGAGCCCGGCGGCAAAGCTTCCATTGCGGACAACGTTTGCACCGAAATTTTCGATCTCTGCTGTCTCGACGATCTCTGCTGTCTCTCTCGACGCATCCTCGGCAATTGCGGGAAACCCACACCCGAGTGCAAGCGCCACTGCGATCGCGCTTGCGACTGGCCCTCGTCGGCCGCTGCAACTAAGAGTCTGCGAGTTTTGCAATGGTGGACTTGACCGCGCGGAACTTGCCGTTTGGCTCTCGGTCAATTTCCGTCACGCTGTGAAGGTGCACTGTTACATCGCCGCCAACGCGAGAGCGAAATTCACGCCGTAGCTTCGCTTCGGTTGCGGCGTTGAATCCCCGTCCCGGCACAAAGACGACGTCGATTGCATCGGGCGAGCTCTGCAGGATCTGCGCCTCTTCAACCTCGCTCATCGACTTGAAGATGTGATCCATGCGCCCGATTCGGCGACCGGAGGGCGTCACGATGAAATCTTCGATGCGACCGTCAACATCGAGAAAGACGTCCCCCGGTCTACCGCAGGGACAGGGGGCCTTGAGGCGCGTGCCCACGTCTCCAATGCGGTAACGAAGAAACGGGGTCGCGTTGTTCGAGAGCCCCGTTACGAGCAACGGGCCGCGAACATATTCGTCGGTCTCTTCCATCACCTCGACCTCGACGATGCAGAACTCCATGTCGACGTGGAGATTCTCCTCGCTGCACCCCGTCATCGAAACCGCAAACTCCGCACTCCCGTAGCGGTCCCACACCTTGGCGCCAAAGGCTTCCTCGATGTCCCGACGCTGGAACGCCAGCAGCGATTCCGAGGAAGTGAACACCGCCTTGAGCTGCCCGCGCGGAAGTGTGGTCCCCGCGGCGAGCATGTTGCGGGCAACCAGGTGCAGACCCGAGGGATAACCATTGGCGTAACGGGCATCCGTTTCGTGGAGTTGATCGACGTAGAGTTCGAGGTTGTCCGGCGACATGTGGTAAAGCGAAAAGAGCAACTGGTTGTTGTAACTGTTGTTGCGCCAAAAAGGGGCCTTGGTCTGGGTCACGGGCACCACGACTTTGCCCGTAAAGGTGAAGTGAAGGTCGTAGAGCCCGACGCCCAGCTGTTCGCGCAAGCGCCACACCGTGGCATACTCTTCCGCTTCCGTTTCCCGGGTATAGTAAAGACGCAGGGCCGTACCCGTAGTGCCGCTCGTCATACCGCGCCGGAGCGTGCGCTGGGGAATGTCTCGAGTCACGATCGCGTCAGTGTTCTCGCGGTAGACGCTTTTCGAAAGAATGGGGATCCGCGAAAGGGTCTCTTCAATCGCCTCCTCGGCATCCGCTGCGTACGACGGCGCGGGAAGATTCTGATAGAAGGGAGAGTGCTCGCGCGCGCGCTCCACCAGACGCACCAAACGTTCGCGCTGAATTTCCTTCAACACGGCTACCGGGCCGTGGATCGTTTCTTGCCACTTCCCGAGCGTGTTGTGAAAGTGATCCGAGAACCGGTTTAGAAAGCGCCGCTGGCCCGCCGCACTGATGGCCAGGTTCTGGGTAAAGACGGGCAAGTAGTCAAAGATATACCGTTCCGCGAGATCTGATATCGAACGCATTACGATCCAGCTCCCGCTCGAGACCAACCTCTCGGCCTTCGGGACACGCCTCGAATCACTGCTCGGTTCACTCCCATCATGCTTCGAAAGCCTATCTCAGTTTCGGCGCCGGATTTCGCGCTGCGCTCGTCCGTCGCGGTTGCATCATCGCAAAAATCCGCTCCGGCGGGTAGCGACGCTTCCGCGCGTCACTTCTGGCTCGCGTGCTCGGCACTGGGGTCCACTTCCAGGTATTGGCTCAAATAGTGGACGCCCACGTAGAAGGGAAGTGTATCGACCAGGGCGATGATCAGCTTGAATACATAGCCCGATGCAATAAAAACCCACAATTGTGGCCAAATCGGGCTGGCGGCATCGACCGGCAATCCGTTCGCATAAAAGTGTGTGATTGTGATCACCGCAAACGTGTCGATGAACTGGCTCACCAGGGTCGAGCCGTTGTTTCGCAGCCAGAGATGCTTGCCCCGGGTGAGGTTCTTCCAGAAGTGAAACAAATAGACGTCGCAAAATTGCGCCGCCAGGTAGGCGACCATCGATGCCGTTACCGCACCCATGGTGAGTTGACGGATACGAAAAAATGCAAAGTCGTAGGCATCGGTCGGCGGGAGTCCGGTGGCCACATCGAGGTCGGGAAACGGAGGTAGCGCGCCGCCGAGCCATAAGAAGCCCACCACCATGCCGTTCAACAACACCCCCACCCAGACCACGAAGTTGGCGCGCTTCCGACCGTAGAGTTCGCTGATGAAGTCCGTGCAGAGAAACGTGATCGGATAGGGAAGCACGCCGACCGCCAACGCCATGGGGATCTGAAGGCCGAACACGTTGAACGAAAGATCGATAAAGCGCGAGATGCCCAAAATGTTGAGCATCGTCATCGAGCCCAGGAAAACTCCAGCGAGTACGAGAAAGACGCGTTCGCGCCGCGCCTGGAGTTTCGACGCTTCGATGGGGTGTAGTTGGTGTCCTTGGTGTCGTTGGTGTCCTTGGTGGTTTTCTTGATTTGAATGCTGTTCCTCGGCCATGACGGGACCATCATACGCCGCCGCCCTGGGGAATCGCCACACACGCCTACGCCTGGGCCGATCGGGGTTCTTCAACAGGTTTCAAGGGCTGCGAAGTGCTGGCCGGGATGGTAAACCCCTGCAGACCGAAGCTCTGCCCGGGTACCCCGCCGTCGCGGTGGTACGCGGGCCTTCTTGCGTTCAGCGGCCGACGTTTTCGGGCGATTTGGTTTGACGTACAGCTGAGCGCACGCACGGGAAATACTGTTGAGTCGAACGAAGAGCAAAACGATCAAGCAGGTCGTGGGCCAGGTGCGAAAGCGCACTACGCCCGTGCGGATCACCGGATTGCGGGGCGCTGCGCGTTCGCTCGTCGCCGCCGAACTCATTCGCACCCAGGGGACCCGACCGATTCTGCTGCTGACCGCGCATTCCCGCGCCGCGGACGCACTCGCGGAAGATCTGCGTTTGGCCCTGGGAGAGCAAGAAGACGAAACTCGCGTCTTTTTGTTTCCCCGCCACGACACCCTTCCCTATGAGCGCTTCTCGCCCCAGTCGTTTGTCACGACCCAGCGTATGGCGATCCTCTACAGGCTGCTTCGATCGTTCGATATCGCAGACGTTGCGCCGATCGTCATCGCTCCCTGGAGCGCCCTGTTGTCCCGGGTGCCCGCACGCGAGCGGGTTCGCGCGCACACCACCCAACTCGAGGTGGGGCAGTCGATCGACCGCGATGTCCTGATAGAAACCCTCACCTGTGCGGGCTATTCGCGGGTCGCGATCGTCGAAGATCCCGGTGAGTTCGCCGTGCGGGGTGGCATCGTCGATCTCTTCTCGCCTCACTGCGGTCTTCCCTGTCGCGTAGAGTTCTTCGACGACGAGATCGAATCGATTCGCGACTTCGACCCCGCGAGCCAGCGCTCCCAAGGCAAGTGCGAGCACGTCACCGCATCACCCGCCCAGGAGCTGCTGATCGATCGCGAACAGGTGCTCGAGCGCGCAGACAGCTTGAGAGAACTCGCACTCGAACAGGGAAACGACGATCACGAGATCGAAGAAATCATCGACGCCTTGTTGCGCGGCAGCCTGCCGCCGGGCATCGAATCCCTGGGCCCCCTGATCCAACCCGATCAAGAGAGCGTGATCGACTACCTGCCCGACGACACCCTGGTGCTGATCGACGATCCCGCGGCCGGGCAGAAACGACTCGCCCAGTACTGTGAAGAAGCGCTGCGAAATCACGCGGCGGCCCGGGACTCGGGGCGCACGGTGATCGACCCCTGCGTGCTGCTGCTCGAACAGGAAGAACTCGAGAACGCGATTCGCGAGCGCAATCCCGTTTCCCTCGAGCGTCTTTCCATTCACGATCGCAAGAGTGGCGCGATCGAGATCGACATCGGTTCGACCGGGCACGATGAGCTGCGCCGAGATCTCGCCCGGGCCCGAACTCACGAACGAGCGCTCTCGCCCCTGATCGACAAGCTGGCACTTTGGATCTCGTCTCGGTACCGCATTGTGCTCACTTGTTCGGCGCTCTCGAGCGCCGAACGCTTGCGCGCGTTGCTGAGGGAGTACGGGCTCGAACCGCGGCTCGCGAACAATCGACGGCCGGTTTGGCGCTGGTCGGCACCCGGACGCATCGAGGTCCGGGTAGCGGACCTGTCCGAAGGCTTCGAACTCCCCGGCGAAGGCCTGGTGGTCGTCGGCGAAGAAGAAATATTTGGCAAGCGCGAGAAGCGACACACCCGCAAAACCTGGCAGGAGGGGGCGGCGATCGACGGTCTCTCTCAGCTTTCGCCCGGGGATTATCTGGTGCACAGCGATCACGGCATCGGGACGTATCGCGGGCTCGTGGAACTCGTGGCGGGTCGCGTCACATCCGAGCTGCTGTGCATCGAGTATCTGGCCGAAGACAAGTTCTTTCTGCCCGTTCACCGGCTCAACCTGGTTCAGCGCTATGGCGGTGCCGATGGCACCAAGCCCCGCATCGATCGCCTCGGCG is drawn from Myxococcales bacterium and contains these coding sequences:
- a CDS encoding phenylacetate--CoA ligase family protein; the encoded protein is MRSISDLAERYIFDYLPVFTQNLAISAAGQRRFLNRFSDHFHNTLGKWQETIHGPVAVLKEIQRERLVRLVERAREHSPFYQNLPAPSYAADAEEAIEETLSRIPILSKSVYRENTDAIVTRDIPQRTLRRGMTSGTTGTALRLYYTRETEAEEYATVWRLREQLGVGLYDLHFTFTGKVVVPVTQTKAPFWRNNSYNNQLLFSLYHMSPDNLELYVDQLHETDARYANGYPSGLHLVARNMLAAGTTLPRGQLKAVFTSSESLLAFQRRDIEEAFGAKVWDRYGSAEFAVSMTGCSEENLHVDMEFCIVEVEVMEETDEYVRGPLLVTGLSNNATPFLRYRIGDVGTRLKAPCPCGRPGDVFLDVDGRIEDFIVTPSGRRIGRMDHIFKSMSEVEEAQILQSSPDAIDVVFVPGRGFNAATEAKLRREFRSRVGGDVTVHLHSVTEIDREPNGKFRAVKSTIAKLADS
- a CDS encoding queuosine precursor transporter, translated to MAEEQHSNQENHQGHQRHQGHQLHPIEASKLQARRERVFLVLAGVFLGSMTMLNILGISRFIDLSFNVFGLQIPMALAVGVLPYPITFLCTDFISELYGRKRANFVVWVGVLLNGMVVGFLWLGGALPPFPDLDVATGLPPTDAYDFAFFRIRQLTMGAVTASMVAYLAAQFCDVYLFHFWKNLTRGKHLWLRNNGSTLVSQFIDTFAVITITHFYANGLPVDAASPIWPQLWVFIASGYVFKLIIALVDTLPFYVGVHYLSQYLEVDPSAEHASQK